ATCACATCGCTTGCTGGATGTTTTTGTTTTTTTTCTTGTTTTTTTAATTTATATTTAAATTGGGCGAAAGACATCATTTTGGCAATCGGCGGATTAGTTTTGGGGTTAATTTCCACTAAATCCAAATTTCTTTCTTGGCTTAAACGCAACGCCTCAGAAACGTCTAAAATGCCTAAATGTTCGCCGTTTTCATCAATAAGGCGAACTTTTGGGGTATTAATTCGATTGTTAAGACGATAATACTTCAAAAAGTCAAAAATCAAAAATAAAAACTTTCTAATTTTATATTTTCGTTCAAACTTTAGTGGAGGTGAGGGCATCGAAGCCCTGTCCAGAAAGTATCAATAAATCTCTCTACTCTTATAGTCCGGTTTATTTTTTCGGATTTCAGAATCAAGACCAGACAAAATTTCTGAAATCTTAGCCCGATTTATTTCAATGTTTTAATTTAGGCAATTAAAACATTTATCTCGCTAATTGACGCCAATATTAGATAGCGAGAATCTCTAATATCAACGGCTATAACTTTTGTTAAGCTACAGCAAAAGCCAGATTTTCGTTGGCAATTATTTTTTGTTGAGAAATTTTATGTCTTTCTCAGGACAAAGAGCAGTTTTATCTCAATCTTTCTGTCGAAACCTAGCACCCCCGATAAAAAATCAAAAATATTTAGAATTTTTTAATTGTTGTCTCATCTTTTTTTCCACTTCTCTTTTTTTAATAGCTTCCCGCTTATCCCATTTTTTCTTTCCTTTGGCTAGCCCTATCTCTATTTTGACTAGATTTCCCTTAGTATACACCTTTAAGGGTATCATTGTCAAGCCCTTTATCTTCAATTTGCCTATTAAATAATTAATCTCCTTTTTTTTTAAAAGAAGCTTTCTCGGTTTATCTGTCCTGTATTCCGGCCCCAAAGCAGCTGGCTTATAAGGAGCAACATAGACATTATTTAACCAGCAATTTGATTTATTGTCAAGAGCAATAAATCCGCCCTTGAGATCAATTTGTCCGTTTTTTATTGATTTAACCTC
The window above is part of the Parcubacteria group bacterium ADurb.Bin159 genome. Proteins encoded here:
- the smpB gene encoding SsrA-binding protein, which produces MPLIAKNQKAYYDYNILETFEAGIVLTGPEVKSIKNGQIDLKGGFIALDNKSNCWLNNVYVAPYKPAALGPEYRTDKPRKLLLKKKEINYLIGKLKIKGLTMIPLKVYTKGNLVKIEIGLAKGKKKWDKREAIKKREVEKKMRQQLKNSKYF
- the infC gene encoding Translation initiation factor IF-3 — its product is MPSPPLKFERKYKIRKFLFLIFDFLKYYRLNNRINTPKVRLIDENGEHLGILDVSEALRLSQERNLDLVEINPKTNPPIAKMMSFAQFKYKLKKQEKKQKHPASDVIKGIRLSPTISQHDLEVRLAQAKKFLAERKKIKIEMQLKGREKAHFDLALNVFQKFIQSLENAAVEQPPKRLGAKIIAIVKPL